One genomic region from Paracoccus pantotrophus encodes:
- the pheT gene encoding phenylalanine--tRNA ligase subunit beta, with translation MKFTLSWLKEHLDTQASLDEITEALTDLGLEVEGVADPAAKLKTFTLAKVLHAEQHPDADRLRVCKVLTDEGEKQIVCGAPNARAGITVVLAKPGDYVPGIDVTLGVGKIRGVESHGMMASERELELSEEHDGIIELPSGEVGDRFVDWLAANRPEAVDPVIEIKITPNRPDALGVHGIARDLAARGLGRLKPVRDVTVPGSFASPIQVAIAPEMAPKAPFFSGRLIRGVRNGPSPDWLQKRLTAIGLRPINTLVDITNFFTFDLNRPLHVFDADKVKGDLTVRASVEGEALLALDGKTYAFAPGTMIIADEAGPESIAGIMGGEHSGCSDQTVNVFLESAYWDPIAIATAGRALKINSDARYRFERGVDPAFTQPGLERATQMILELCGGEASEVVTAGAVPDTTRSYLLEPARVSSLVGMDIPEAEQRATLTALGFRLEGDRAFVPSWRPDVQGSADLVEEVARIASLTKLQGQPLPRPQAGVPQPVLTPLQRREQAARRMAASLGYNECVTYSFIDHKAAALFGGGSDAVRIENPISSEMTHMRPDLLPGLLAAAARNQARGFADLALFECGPVFSGGEPGEQDLHLSGILVGANAARDPYASRRKVDIYDAKADAEAVLQAIGAPAKAQINRKLDGWWHPGRAGNIALGPNALATFGEIHPRVLRHFGIKGAAVGFTIRIAAVPLPKVKSPSRPALVLSDLQAVERDFAFVVDGGVEALALVNAAAGADKALIERVTVFDQFTGLEGGKKSIAITARLQPREKTLTDAEIEAVSAKIVEKVGKATGGVLRS, from the coding sequence ATGAAATTCACCCTCTCCTGGCTCAAAGAGCATCTCGACACTCAAGCCTCCCTCGATGAGATCACCGAGGCGCTGACCGACCTTGGCCTCGAGGTCGAGGGCGTGGCCGATCCGGCTGCCAAGTTGAAGACCTTCACCCTGGCCAAGGTTCTGCATGCCGAGCAGCATCCCGATGCCGACCGGCTGCGGGTCTGCAAGGTGTTGACGGACGAGGGCGAGAAGCAGATCGTCTGCGGCGCCCCCAATGCCCGCGCCGGCATCACCGTGGTGCTGGCCAAGCCCGGCGATTATGTCCCCGGCATCGACGTGACCCTGGGCGTCGGCAAGATCCGCGGCGTCGAAAGCCATGGCATGATGGCCTCGGAACGCGAGCTGGAACTATCGGAGGAGCATGACGGTATCATCGAGCTGCCCTCGGGTGAGGTGGGCGACAGGTTCGTCGATTGGCTGGCCGCGAACCGGCCCGAGGCCGTCGATCCGGTGATCGAGATCAAGATCACCCCGAACCGCCCCGATGCGCTGGGGGTGCATGGCATCGCCCGCGACCTTGCCGCGCGCGGGCTGGGCCGGTTGAAGCCGGTCAGGGACGTGACCGTGCCGGGCAGCTTTGCCTCGCCCATCCAGGTGGCGATCGCGCCCGAGATGGCACCGAAGGCGCCGTTCTTCAGCGGCCGGCTGATCCGCGGGGTCAGGAACGGGCCGTCGCCGGACTGGCTGCAAAAGCGGCTGACCGCCATCGGGCTGCGGCCGATCAACACGCTGGTGGACATCACCAATTTCTTCACCTTCGACCTGAACCGGCCGCTGCATGTCTTTGATGCCGACAAGGTCAAGGGCGACCTGACCGTGCGCGCCTCGGTCGAGGGCGAGGCATTGCTGGCGCTGGACGGCAAGACCTATGCCTTTGCCCCCGGCACCATGATCATCGCCGACGAGGCCGGCCCGGAAAGCATCGCCGGCATCATGGGCGGCGAGCATAGCGGCTGCTCGGACCAGACGGTGAACGTCTTCCTGGAAAGCGCCTATTGGGATCCCATCGCCATCGCCACGGCGGGCCGGGCGCTGAAGATCAACTCGGACGCGCGCTATCGTTTCGAGCGCGGCGTGGATCCGGCCTTTACCCAACCGGGCCTGGAACGGGCGACGCAGATGATCCTGGAGCTTTGCGGTGGCGAGGCCTCCGAGGTGGTGACGGCGGGCGCGGTGCCCGACACGACCCGCAGCTACCTTCTGGAACCGGCGCGGGTCAGCAGCCTGGTCGGCATGGACATCCCCGAGGCCGAACAGCGCGCGACGCTGACCGCGCTGGGTTTCCGGCTGGAGGGCGACCGGGCCTTCGTGCCCAGCTGGCGTCCCGATGTGCAGGGCAGCGCCGACCTGGTCGAGGAGGTGGCGCGCATCGCCAGCCTGACCAAGCTGCAGGGCCAGCCGCTGCCGCGCCCGCAGGCGGGCGTGCCGCAGCCGGTGCTGACCCCCTTGCAGCGCCGCGAACAGGCGGCGCGGCGCATGGCAGCCTCGCTGGGCTACAACGAATGCGTGACCTACAGCTTCATCGACCATAAGGCCGCGGCGCTGTTCGGTGGCGGTTCCGACGCGGTCAGGATCGAGAACCCGATCAGCAGCGAGATGACGCATATGCGCCCCGACCTGCTGCCGGGCCTGCTGGCGGCGGCGGCGCGCAACCAGGCGCGCGGCTTTGCCGATCTGGCGCTGTTCGAATGCGGCCCCGTGTTCAGCGGCGGCGAGCCGGGCGAGCAGGACCTGCACCTGTCGGGCATCCTGGTCGGGGCGAATGCGGCGCGCGACCCCTATGCCTCGCGGCGCAAGGTGGATATCTACGACGCCAAGGCCGATGCCGAGGCGGTGTTGCAGGCCATCGGCGCGCCGGCCAAGGCGCAGATCAACCGCAAGCTGGACGGCTGGTGGCATCCGGGCCGGGCGGGGAACATCGCGCTGGGGCCGAATGCGCTGGCGACATTTGGCGAGATCCACCCTCGCGTGCTGCGGCATTTCGGCATCAAGGGTGCGGCGGTCGGCTTTACCATTCGCATCGCCGCCGTGCCGCTGCCCAAGGTGAAATCGCCCTCGCGCCCGGCGCTGGTGCTGTCCGACCTGCAGGCGGTCGAGCGCGACTTCGCCTTCGTGGTGGATGGCGGCGTCGAGGCGCTGGCGCTGGTGAACGCGGCGGCGGGTGCGGACAAGGCGCTGATCGAGCGGGTGACGGTTTTTGACCAGTTTACCGGGCTGGAAGGCGGCAAGAAGTCCATCGCCATCACCGCGCGGTTGCAGCCGCGGGAAAAGACCCTGACCGATGCCGAGATCGAGGCGGTCAGCGCCAAGATCGTCGAAAAGGTCGGCAAGGCCACCGGCGGCGTGCTGCGCAGCTAG
- a CDS encoding IS5-like element ISPso2 family transposase (programmed frameshift), translating into MSDLFWLTDAQMARLAPFFPRSHGKPRVDDRRVLSGIIFINRNGLRWRDAPASYGPHKTLYSRWKRWSEKGIFARMMAGLAAEHGEKTTVMIDATYLKAHRTATSMAAKKGGRGRLIGRTKGGMNTKLHAICDSQGRPIDLFVTAGQVSDYIGARALLSGLPNVKWLLGDRGYDADWFREALQDKGIRACIPGRKKRKTPIKYDKRRYKRRNRIEIMFGRLKDWRRVATRYDRCPKVFLSAIALAALVIYWL; encoded by the exons ATGAGCGATCTCTTCTGGCTGACCGACGCGCAGATGGCGCGCCTGGCTCCCTTCTTTCCCAGGTCGCACGGGAAGCCCCGGGTTGATGACAGACGGGTGCTGAGCGGGATTATTTTCATCAATCGCAATGGCTTGCGTTGGCGCGATGCGCCCGCCTCGTATGGCCCACATAAGACGCTCTACAGCCGGTGGAAGCGTTGGAGCGAAAAGGGCATCTTCGCGCGGATGATGGCCGGGCTGGCGGCGGAACACGGCGAGAAAACGACCGTGATGATCGACGCAACATACCTCAAGGCCCATCGAACGGCGACCAGCATGGCCGCCA AAAAAGGGGGGCGTGGTCGCCTGATCGGTCGAACCAAAGGCGGTATGAACACCAAGCTGCACGCCATCTGCGACAGTCAGGGGCGACCGATCGACCTGTTCGTCACCGCTGGACAGGTCAGCGATTATATCGGCGCTCGGGCCCTGCTGAGTGGTCTGCCAAACGTCAAATGGCTACTCGGGGATCGTGGCTATGACGCTGACTGGTTCAGAGAAGCGTTGCAGGACAAGGGGATACGTGCCTGCATCCCAGGCCGGAAGAAACGCAAGACGCCGATCAAATACGATAAGCGGAGATACAAGCGGCGTAACCGCATCGAGATCATGTTCGGCAGGCTCAAGGACTGGAGGCGCGTCGCGACCCGCTATGACCGATGCCCCAAGGTGTTCCTCTCAGCCATCGCCCTCGCGGCTCTCGTCATCTATTGGTTATGA
- a CDS encoding arsenate reductase family protein codes for MITIYHKPTCSTSRKVLQMIRDAGYGPEIVDYAREGWTRAQLLGLLAAADVTPRQALRVKGTDAEARGLLDAGDADILAAMVENPLLVERPFVCGPGGVRLCRPAELVAETFAR; via the coding sequence ATGATCACCATCTATCACAAGCCGACCTGCTCGACCTCGCGCAAGGTCTTGCAGATGATCCGTGACGCCGGGTACGGGCCCGAGATCGTCGATTATGCCCGCGAGGGCTGGACCCGCGCCCAGCTTCTGGGCCTGCTCGCCGCCGCCGACGTGACCCCGCGCCAGGCGCTGCGGGTCAAGGGCACCGATGCCGAGGCGCGCGGTCTGCTGGATGCCGGCGATGCGGACATTCTGGCCGCCATGGTCGAGAACCCGCTGCTGGTCGAGCGTCCCTTCGTCTGCGGCCCCGGCGGCGTGCGGCTGTGCCGCCCGGCCGAGCTGGTGGCGGAAACCTTCGCCCGCTGA
- a CDS encoding cytochrome P450, translated as MSPDRPPNRYPVRVPLHHKPMGVIASAMTARRNVLELIPDLATRQPMVSGKTGKRWHMVMDPEALRRVLKDRVEDYPKSFVTRLILEPAIGNSMFVAEGAHWRWQRLAAAPAFAQRHVEALGPVMTAAAEASAQRLAAADGPVDVFAETVAATFEVISDVTFSGDEGFDRDAVHQAIDAYIAGTARISVLDILGLPGWIPRPGRLFSGGDLRRMKRVADEAIQARARSGPRAVPDLLDLLRAGEDPETHRRMTPAELRDNLLTFIVAGHETTALTLAWALYLLAFDPQVQHRAAIEAGTVLGGRAATAADLPRLTYIRQVVEEALRLYPPAAFLSRTARIHDTLGGREVRPGDTIMLPIYALHRHRMLWDDPDRFDPERFAPGVTRDRFAFLPFGAGPRICIGASFALQEAVIILATLVARLRFELTARQPQPRMILTLRPHGGVWLTVSERS; from the coding sequence ATGTCCCCCGATCGCCCGCCCAACCGCTATCCTGTGCGCGTGCCGCTGCACCACAAGCCGATGGGGGTGATCGCCAGCGCCATGACCGCGCGGCGCAACGTGCTGGAGCTGATCCCCGACCTTGCCACCCGTCAGCCCATGGTCTCGGGCAAGACCGGCAAGCGCTGGCACATGGTCATGGACCCCGAGGCGCTGCGCCGGGTGCTCAAGGATCGGGTTGAGGACTATCCGAAATCCTTCGTCACCCGGCTGATCCTGGAGCCCGCCATCGGCAATTCGATGTTCGTGGCCGAGGGTGCGCATTGGCGCTGGCAGCGCCTGGCCGCCGCCCCGGCCTTTGCCCAACGCCATGTCGAGGCGCTGGGTCCGGTGATGACCGCTGCCGCCGAGGCCAGTGCGCAGCGGCTCGCGGCGGCCGACGGCCCGGTCGATGTCTTTGCCGAGACCGTGGCTGCGACCTTCGAGGTGATCTCGGACGTGACCTTTTCCGGCGACGAGGGTTTCGACCGCGACGCGGTGCACCAGGCCATCGACGCCTATATCGCCGGCACGGCGCGGATTTCGGTGCTGGACATCCTGGGTTTGCCCGGCTGGATTCCGCGCCCCGGCCGGCTGTTTTCCGGCGGTGACCTGCGGCGGATGAAGCGCGTCGCCGACGAGGCGATCCAGGCCCGCGCCCGGTCGGGCCCGCGTGCGGTGCCGGACCTGTTGGACCTGCTGCGGGCCGGCGAGGATCCCGAGACCCATCGCCGCATGACCCCGGCCGAGCTGCGTGACAACCTGCTGACCTTTATCGTCGCCGGGCACGAGACGACGGCGCTGACGCTGGCCTGGGCGCTTTACCTGCTGGCCTTCGATCCGCAGGTCCAGCACCGCGCCGCCATCGAAGCGGGCACGGTGCTGGGCGGTCGCGCGGCGACCGCCGCCGATCTGCCGCGCCTGACCTATATCCGGCAGGTGGTCGAGGAAGCGCTGCGCCTTTATCCGCCCGCGGCCTTCCTGTCGCGCACTGCCCGCATCCACGACACGCTGGGCGGGCGCGAGGTGCGGCCGGGCGACACGATCATGCTGCCGATCTATGCACTGCATCGCCACCGCATGCTCTGGGACGATCCCGACCGCTTCGACCCCGAGCGTTTCGCCCCCGGCGTGACCCGCGACCGCTTTGCCTTCCTGCCCTTTGGCGCCGGTCCCCGGATCTGCATCGGCGCCAGTTTCGCCTTGCAGGAGGCGGTGATCATCCTGGCCACGCTGGTCGCGCGTCTGCGCTTCGAACTGACCGCACGCCAGCCGCAGCCGCGCATGATCCTGACGCTTCGGCCGCATGGCGGGGTCTGGCTGACGGTTTCCGAACGCTCTTGA
- the rplT gene encoding 50S ribosomal protein L20, with protein sequence MARVKSGKITHARHKKVLDAAKGYYGNRSRNFRTATQAVDKANQYATRDRKTRKRNFRALWIQRINAAVRAVDAEMTYSRFIAALAKAGIEVDRKVLADLAVHEPEAFAAVVAQAKAAA encoded by the coding sequence ATGGCACGAGTCAAATCGGGTAAGATCACCCACGCCCGCCACAAGAAGGTTCTTGACGCGGCGAAAGGCTATTACGGCAACCGGTCGCGCAACTTCCGCACCGCGACCCAGGCCGTCGACAAGGCCAACCAATACGCCACCCGCGACCGCAAGACGCGCAAGCGCAACTTCCGCGCGTTGTGGATCCAGCGCATCAACGCCGCCGTCCGCGCCGTCGATGCCGAGATGACCTATTCGCGCTTCATCGCCGCGCTGGCGAAAGCGGGCATCGAGGTGGACCGCAAGGTTCTGGCCGATCTGGCCGTCCACGAGCCCGAGGCCTTTGCGGCCGTCGTGGCGCAGGCGAAAGCCGCCGCCTGA
- the rpmI gene encoding 50S ribosomal protein L35 — protein sequence MPKMKTKSAAKKRFSMTASGKVKAGPAGKRHGMIKRSTKFIRDVTGTMILSDADAKIVKKYMPYNR from the coding sequence ATGCCGAAGATGAAGACCAAATCGGCCGCCAAGAAGCGGTTCTCGATGACGGCCTCGGGCAAGGTCAAGGCCGGCCCGGCCGGCAAGCGCCACGGCATGATCAAGCGCTCGACGAAATTCATCCGCGACGTGACCGGGACCATGATCCTGTCCGATGCGGACGCGAAGATCGTCAAGAAATACATGCCCTACAACCGCTAA
- the pyk gene encoding pyruvate kinase has product MRRHRKVKIVATLGPASSDFATIRALFEAGADVFRLNMSHGTHEEQRARYDIIRRVEAESGRPIAVLADLQGPKLRVGTFAQGPHDLADGQAFRFDLDPAPGDASRVQLPHPEIFAALEPGAELLVNDGKIRLRVEACGADFADCTVTAGGAISNRKGVNVPDVVLPLAALSEKDRDDLEFACAMGVDWLALSFVQRPEDVIEARELAKGRAAILSKIEKPAAVRAFSEILKVSDGIMVARGDLGVELPVHSVPPIQKRLVRACRAAAKPVIVATQMLESMIESPMPTRAEVSDVATAIYEGADAVMLSAESAAGAYPVEAVATMDNVARSVESDPTYRDIIESSRSAKRQTVADAIVAAAREIAETTDISCICAFTQSGTTASLTARERPRVPIVAMSSEQDTLRRLCLTWGTHCVQTPSLERFKQAVVNAAKAARDFGFADESNQIVVMAGVPFNVPGTTNILRIAPCDERLIYRTDPE; this is encoded by the coding sequence ATGAGACGGCATCGCAAGGTCAAGATCGTGGCAACCCTGGGCCCCGCATCCAGCGATTTCGCCACCATCCGGGCCCTTTTCGAGGCCGGCGCGGACGTGTTTCGCCTGAACATGAGCCACGGCACGCATGAGGAACAGCGCGCCCGCTATGACATCATCCGCCGGGTCGAGGCCGAATCGGGCCGGCCCATCGCGGTGCTGGCCGACCTGCAGGGGCCGAAGCTGCGCGTCGGCACCTTCGCCCAGGGGCCGCACGACCTGGCCGATGGGCAGGCCTTCCGCTTCGACCTGGATCCGGCGCCGGGCGATGCCAGCCGCGTCCAATTGCCGCATCCCGAGATCTTTGCCGCGCTGGAGCCGGGCGCCGAACTGCTGGTCAACGACGGCAAGATCCGCCTGCGGGTCGAAGCCTGCGGCGCGGATTTCGCCGATTGCACGGTGACGGCGGGGGGCGCGATCTCGAACCGCAAGGGGGTGAACGTGCCCGACGTGGTGCTGCCGCTGGCGGCGCTGTCGGAAAAGGACCGCGACGATCTGGAATTCGCCTGCGCGATGGGCGTGGACTGGCTGGCGCTGAGCTTCGTGCAGCGCCCCGAGGACGTGATCGAGGCGCGCGAACTGGCCAAGGGCCGCGCCGCCATCCTGTCCAAGATCGAAAAGCCCGCCGCCGTGCGCGCGTTTTCCGAGATCCTCAAGGTCTCGGACGGGATCATGGTGGCGCGCGGCGACCTGGGGGTGGAACTGCCGGTGCATTCCGTGCCGCCGATCCAGAAGCGGCTGGTGCGCGCCTGCCGCGCGGCGGCCAAGCCGGTGATCGTGGCCACGCAGATGCTGGAATCGATGATCGAAAGCCCGATGCCGACCCGCGCCGAGGTCTCGGACGTGGCCACCGCCATCTACGAGGGCGCCGATGCGGTGATGCTCTCGGCCGAAAGCGCGGCCGGCGCCTATCCGGTCGAGGCGGTCGCCACCATGGACAATGTCGCGCGTTCGGTCGAAAGCGATCCGACCTATCGCGACATCATCGAAAGCTCGCGCAGCGCCAAGCGCCAGACCGTGGCAGATGCCATCGTCGCCGCGGCGCGCGAGATCGCCGAGACCACCGACATCTCCTGCATCTGCGCCTTCACCCAGTCGGGCACCACCGCCAGCCTGACCGCGCGCGAGCGGCCGCGGGTGCCGATCGTCGCCATGTCCTCGGAACAGGACACGCTGCGCCGGCTGTGCCTGACCTGGGGCACGCATTGCGTGCAGACGCCCTCGCTGGAGCGTTTCAAGCAGGCGGTGGTCAATGCGGCCAAGGCGGCGCGCGATTTCGGCTTTGCCGACGAATCGAACCAGATCGTCGTCATGGCCGGGGTGCCCTTCAACGTGCCGGGCACCACCAACATCCTGCGCATCGCGCCCTGCGATGAGCGCTTGATCTATCGTACCGATCCGGAATAA
- a CDS encoding N-formylglutamate amidohydrolase, giving the protein MTAQPYSTIGEDRPSRWLITCDHATNRVPGWIGGGDLGIAPEDMARHIAYDVGAAGLTRALAERLDAPAILSDFSRLVIDPNRGEDDPTLVMRIYDGTVIPANRHIDAAERERRLDRLYRPYHEAYARLAAKHPRRAICAIHSFTRQLRGRPRRPWAVGVLYSHRDKRLGPALVRECRDLGWITGENEPYSGHLDGDSIDRHALAQGRPNVLIEVRNDLIADAAGQQLWADRLADVLAGFLDRRGV; this is encoded by the coding sequence ATGACGGCACAGCCCTATTCAACGATCGGAGAGGACCGGCCCTCGCGCTGGCTGATCACCTGCGACCATGCGACGAACCGCGTGCCGGGCTGGATCGGCGGCGGCGACTTGGGCATTGCGCCCGAGGACATGGCGCGCCACATCGCCTATGACGTGGGCGCGGCCGGGCTGACGCGGGCGCTGGCCGAGCGGCTGGACGCACCGGCGATCCTGTCGGATTTCTCGCGGCTGGTGATCGACCCGAACCGGGGCGAGGACGATCCGACGCTGGTGATGCGCATCTATGACGGCACGGTGATTCCCGCCAACCGCCACATCGACGCGGCCGAGCGGGAACGGCGGCTCGACCGGCTTTACCGCCCCTATCACGAGGCCTATGCCCGGCTGGCGGCAAAGCATCCGCGCCGGGCGATCTGCGCAATCCACAGCTTTACCCGGCAATTGCGCGGCCGGCCGCGCCGGCCCTGGGCGGTGGGGGTGCTTTATTCGCATCGCGACAAGCGGCTGGGCCCCGCCCTGGTGCGCGAATGTCGCGACCTGGGCTGGATCACCGGCGAGAACGAGCCCTATTCCGGCCACCTGGACGGCGATTCCATCGACCGCCATGCCCTGGCGCAGGGCCGACCCAACGTGCTGATCGAGGTCAGGAACGATCTGATCGCCGATGCGGCGGGCCAGCAGCTCTGGGCCGACCGCCTGGCCGATGTGCTGGCAGGCTTCCTGGACCGGCGCGGCGTCTGA
- a CDS encoding N-acetylmuramidase domain-containing protein: MIPAGFKGRATRLTDIDVARTARLIGAGEDEIRAVIEVETSGGGFDGKGRPKMLFEPHVFWRELGPGQKRATAEASGLAYQRWGSAPYPKDSYPRLALAMKIDTNAALRSASWGLGQILGDNHKAAGFATPGDMVEAFCHSEVAHLEAMIGFIISEGLDDELRRHDWSGFARGYNGPGYATHGYHTKLAAAFKKWQAIPDTLAPACPKIGLGSRGDAVRHAQQRLTERGFDTKGVDGIFGANTRAATVAFQKSAGLKQDGVIGPKTWAALLKEN; encoded by the coding sequence ATGATCCCAGCAGGGTTCAAGGGCCGCGCCACGCGGCTCACCGATATCGACGTGGCGCGCACGGCGCGGCTGATCGGCGCTGGCGAGGATGAAATCCGCGCCGTGATCGAGGTCGAGACCTCGGGCGGCGGCTTCGACGGCAAGGGCCGGCCGAAGATGCTCTTCGAGCCGCATGTGTTCTGGCGCGAGCTGGGGCCGGGGCAGAAGCGCGCCACGGCCGAGGCTTCGGGCCTGGCCTATCAGCGGTGGGGCAGCGCGCCATATCCGAAGGACAGCTATCCGCGCCTGGCGCTGGCCATGAAGATCGACACGAATGCCGCGCTGCGCTCGGCCAGCTGGGGCCTGGGCCAGATCCTCGGCGACAATCACAAGGCTGCCGGCTTTGCGACGCCCGGCGACATGGTCGAGGCGTTCTGTCACAGCGAGGTCGCCCACCTCGAGGCGATGATCGGCTTCATTATCTCGGAGGGGCTGGACGATGAATTGCGCCGGCATGACTGGTCCGGCTTCGCCCGCGGCTACAACGGCCCAGGATACGCGACCCATGGCTATCACACGAAGCTCGCCGCGGCGTTCAAGAAATGGCAGGCGATCCCGGACACGCTGGCGCCGGCATGCCCGAAGATCGGCCTTGGCAGCCGAGGGGATGCGGTGCGCCACGCCCAGCAACGGCTGACTGAGCGCGGCTTCGACACCAAGGGCGTGGACGGCATCTTCGGCGCCAATACCCGCGCCGCCACCGTCGCTTTCCAGAAATCCGCCGGCCTCAAACAGGACGGCGTCATCGGGCCCAAGACCTGGGCCGCTCTTCTCAAGGAGAACTGA
- a CDS encoding phage holin family protein produces the protein MDTPPEPGLIEAMQKLIGGAGTAMVAAVVGRLMWHAGEVRARRRPAFGLFMIWELPMAIGMALIGDGAGEYLELTDPQTVALIAVLSYLGPRGICAALERWWVNRRAP, from the coding sequence ATGGATACACCCCCTGAACCCGGCCTGATCGAGGCCATGCAGAAACTGATCGGCGGGGCAGGGACGGCCATGGTCGCTGCCGTCGTCGGTCGCCTGATGTGGCATGCCGGCGAGGTCCGGGCCCGCCGCCGCCCGGCCTTCGGGTTGTTCATGATCTGGGAGCTTCCGATGGCCATCGGGATGGCGCTGATCGGTGATGGCGCTGGCGAATACCTGGAACTGACTGACCCGCAGACCGTGGCGCTGATCGCGGTGCTGTCCTACCTCGGCCCGCGCGGCATCTGCGCGGCGCTGGAGCGCTGGTGGGTCAATCGGAGGGCACCGTAA